CTATCTCCCACCGCAGGAGTGCTTACCCTATCAATGGTATTCCCCAACCCCAAACCAAACGCCAAAACATAGATCAACGGCGAAATCAACCCCGTAGAAGCAATTTGTGCCATTCTTGCCCGTAAATCTAACCATTCCCCCCAAAAAATTGTCAGGGTATCCTCAAAAATAGCCCTCAAAGGTAGATTGCCCATAAATTGATTTTTTTGTAAAGATTGCCAACTGTTCATCAGAGAAAATTGTTAATAAAATTTAATATTCCCCCATTGTCTCCCATTTTTCACCACAAAAACCATCAACAAATACAGAAAAATATTTTAATTCCCCTCATACATTCACCCAAAATAAGTATAGAAATTAAAGAATTAGCTAATCAAAGTATATTTACGTAAATATATTTTACAGTACAGAAATAAAGGAATTAAAGTTATAATAAAATCGGTAAATAGAAATCTAAATATCCCTTGCAGGGTTAACTTTCAAAGACTACTTAATTGTAACCTGTTTTATTTCATTGATAAGATTAATTGTCACAAAAGATGTTTTCTCAGCAGTGCAATTACAACACTAAATAACAAAAAAACTATAATTTCATCACTCACAAATATTTTTAACATTCGGTAACACGGAGGAAGAAATCCCATGTCCCACAAACCACCAGAATCACCCCTAAAATCCCTATTATGGCTATGGCAAAAAGCTGTTAATCATAAAAATAAGGAAGCAGGAAACACTCTCATCATTGCCATTTCCTTGGGTGTTCTGCTCGTTGGTGCCACCAGCACCATGGTTTTTACTTCCAGCAGGAATAGGACGAATGTTACTTCTGATGAAATGTCTGTAAGAGCGCAGGAAGTTGCAGAGTTGGGGATAACAAGAGCTGTTGATTTTTTGGCTCAAAATCCTAAGTTAGCAGAATATGCCTTGGCGGAATGGTCAACGGTTTCTGGCTCTAGCACTGTAGAAGGAACGTTCTCAAACACTTCATCGTCTAATCAAACTTGTAGCAATTTGGTTAGTGCTTCTTCCGGCAGTTCTAGCACAACATCTTTTAGTGTTGATGATTTTGAAAATGGACAAGCAGTGGATGCTAACAAGCTAAATAGTGGAGGATTTCAATTATTAAGCTACCTTGTTAGGGATAGTAATAACTCCAATAATCTTACTTCTTCTCAACTCCAAACAGCAAGAAGCAATGTCTCAGTGGGACAAACTTATGCTTTAGGAGAAATGATTTTGAGAGGTTCGTTAAACCCTAATGCTACTTCACTAACAGAATTATTAAATGATGATGATGCAATGAGTTCAAAAAGTCAGATTAGAGTTCTGATGCCTTTAATTAAACCAGACCCCTCTTCTATGCAATTCCCAGGAGTTTGGATCAGTGATCAAAGTATACAATCTCCCACCAATAGCCAAATTGATGCAACTCTGCTGGCTCCCAGTTGTGACAATATTGGCTTAAATATTATTCCAGGAAATAATGTAATTCTTTCTAGGGCAACTTTTCCACCCCTGCCTCCTGAACCAGAAGCAAGCAACCCGAGATATTATCAGTTA
The sequence above is a segment of the Cyanobacterium stanieri PCC 7202 genome. Coding sequences within it:
- a CDS encoding hypothetical protein (KEGG: cyt:cce_3647 hypothetical protein~SPTR: Putative uncharacterized protein), with the protein product MSHKPPESPLKSLLWLWQKAVNHKNKEAGNTLIIAISLGVLLVGATSTMVFTSSRNRTNVTSDEMSVRAQEVAELGITRAVDFLAQNPKLAEYALAEWSTVSGSSTVEGTFSNTSSSNQTCSNLVSASSGSSSTTSFSVDDFENGQAVDANKLNSGGFQLLSYLVRDSNNSNNLTSSQLQTARSNVSVGQTYALGEMILRGSLNPNATSLTELLNDDDAMSSKSQIRVLMPLIKPDPSSMQFPGVWISDQSIQSPTNSQIDATLLAPSCDNIGLNIIPGNNVILSRATFPPLPPEPEASNPRYYQLGDSSGNLTSSITLPRSTDLPMRTETVRHNGVDYEIQVYEYKVNNIDYNGGSTLKIIPGRKVVLNLHGNISLGGSQTIENTCTNGTGYTCNTSTNVVTYTSGATSLYRNSNLVILGRKQRASGDPVTQPNICLSGGAQIFGFVFAPDYAVGAAGTGGGNGFIGAVWARLFNPPSTCGSNTGQVVAIQEIDDWDALGMGEDFVPGNLPPRVGAVSQWQREGIN